From Psychrobacillus sp. FSL K6-2836, a single genomic window includes:
- a CDS encoding metallophosphoesterase family protein — translation MKRTLVISDIHGELEKFEQLLSEVEYDSENDQLILLGDYVDRGPNAKGVIEKVMSLQESGAQLLKGNHEDMMIKALTTEAERSWNHWVKLCGGDKTLFSYGFSEIDLAVSEEKFQKPILQSTVLQQHLEFVQGLENYIETSDYIFVHAGVHPTTPISETNPHVLMWIRDEFYKNYDGEKIIIFGHTETSSLHGEAENYNVYFGSNRIIGIDGGAVYGGQLNCLELPSLKVYKVK, via the coding sequence ATGAAAAGAACCCTTGTAATAAGTGATATTCACGGTGAATTAGAGAAGTTTGAACAATTGCTTAGCGAAGTAGAATACGATTCAGAAAATGATCAATTAATCTTATTAGGTGATTACGTGGACCGGGGACCAAATGCAAAAGGTGTCATCGAAAAAGTAATGAGCTTACAAGAAAGTGGAGCACAATTACTGAAGGGTAATCATGAAGATATGATGATAAAAGCGTTAACGACAGAAGCAGAAAGGTCATGGAACCATTGGGTAAAGTTGTGTGGTGGAGATAAAACGTTATTTAGCTATGGTTTCTCTGAAATTGATCTTGCTGTAAGTGAAGAAAAATTTCAAAAACCAATATTACAATCAACTGTACTACAGCAACACTTAGAATTTGTTCAGGGATTAGAAAATTACATAGAAACCTCCGACTATATTTTTGTCCATGCCGGTGTACACCCAACGACACCTATTTCTGAGACAAATCCACATGTCTTAATGTGGATTCGAGACGAATTTTATAAAAATTATGACGGGGAAAAGATTATCATATTTGGGCATACAGAAACAAGCTCACTTCATGGAGAAGCAGAAAATTACAATGTCTACTTTGGAAGTAATAGAATCATAGGGATTGATGGTGGAGCTGTATACGGTGGACAATTGAATTGTTTAGAGTTACCTAGTCTGAAAGTGTATAAGGTAAAATAA
- a CDS encoding LysM peptidoglycan-binding domain-containing protein: MRKVLPIFIIFFLFLSFGPIKSTAAGNSLSVGTVQIDNVNVLSLPKQGSTIITTLKKGEEFPILSTALGDSSTVIMHTVISGNTLWKISNQYGIPISELQKTNKLTSTEIRIGQKIIIPQTHKQYTVMNGDTLWKISKKFEVAITDLTKLNNLQSADLVIGQKLNIPDYYVQVQLLGGKKGWVNKSLLKQKNQQRIVMGWKYNGSPQNYAQQLNHSNLNVVSPRWYTLSNTGTFVSITADTKYLKDAHSKGKEVWPLFGNKFDPVLTDSILSNPTKRQKLVSTLKDSLVQTKSDGINVDFENIDPKNKQDFVRFVTELKKALQPHGIKVSVDVTRENGDPFWSGSLDRKALGQAADYIIMMGYDEHWGGSPVAGSVASMPWVKEGVELLMKDVPSHKIVLAIPFYTREWVTNLTTKKVKSIDRTMSEVEQIISSKRLIKVWDQNTQQNYVEYTANGEKHQIWVEDKQSIKLRINIATQFNLGGAAAWYIGSETPDIWNVYHFNK; encoded by the coding sequence GTGAGAAAAGTACTTCCTATTTTTATTATATTTTTCTTATTTCTAAGTTTTGGTCCTATAAAAAGTACAGCTGCTGGTAATTCCCTTTCAGTTGGAACTGTTCAAATAGATAATGTTAACGTATTAAGTTTACCTAAACAAGGTTCGACTATTATCACCACTTTAAAAAAAGGGGAAGAATTCCCTATCCTTTCCACTGCTTTAGGAGACTCTTCTACCGTTATCATGCATACTGTAATTTCAGGAAATACATTATGGAAAATTTCAAACCAATACGGGATTCCAATAAGTGAACTTCAAAAGACAAACAAGCTTACTTCCACAGAAATCCGAATTGGACAGAAAATAATAATTCCACAAACACATAAACAATATACTGTTATGAATGGTGATACTTTATGGAAAATTTCCAAAAAGTTCGAAGTAGCTATCACTGATCTAACCAAATTGAACAATCTACAATCTGCAGACCTAGTTATCGGACAAAAATTAAACATTCCCGATTATTACGTACAAGTTCAGTTGTTAGGTGGTAAAAAAGGCTGGGTTAATAAATCACTTTTAAAACAAAAGAATCAACAACGAATCGTAATGGGTTGGAAGTATAATGGAAGTCCCCAAAATTATGCCCAACAATTGAACCATTCGAATTTAAATGTGGTGTCACCCCGTTGGTATACTTTAAGCAATACAGGAACTTTTGTTTCCATTACAGCCGATACAAAATATCTGAAGGATGCACATAGCAAGGGCAAAGAAGTATGGCCACTATTTGGGAATAAATTCGACCCTGTTTTAACTGATTCAATATTAAGTAATCCTACAAAACGTCAAAAATTAGTGTCAACTCTCAAAGATTCTTTAGTCCAAACAAAAAGCGATGGAATAAATGTGGACTTTGAAAACATCGATCCGAAAAACAAACAAGATTTTGTCCGCTTCGTAACCGAACTTAAAAAAGCGCTTCAGCCACATGGAATTAAAGTATCTGTTGACGTTACTCGTGAAAACGGAGATCCTTTTTGGTCTGGTAGTCTCGACCGCAAAGCATTAGGTCAGGCTGCTGACTATATCATTATGATGGGTTATGACGAGCATTGGGGAGGTAGCCCAGTAGCGGGATCTGTAGCGTCTATGCCATGGGTTAAAGAAGGCGTTGAACTTCTAATGAAAGATGTACCATCTCATAAAATCGTCTTGGCAATACCCTTCTACACAAGAGAATGGGTTACCAATTTAACGACAAAAAAAGTGAAAAGTATCGATCGCACAATGAGTGAGGTAGAGCAAATTATCTCTTCAAAACGTCTTATAAAAGTTTGGGATCAAAATACCCAACAAAATTATGTAGAATATACTGCAAACGGAGAAAAGCACCAAATATGGGTGGAGGATAAACAATCTATCAAACTTCGTATCAACATCGCAACCCAATTTAACCTAGGCGGCGCAGCTGCTTGGTACATTGGCTCTGAAACTCCTGATATTTGGAATGTATACCATTTCAATAAGTAA
- a CDS encoding general stress protein: MKNHVIGAYENEQEAAEVVEDLKEKGYTNEEISVIGKNIKELSGITQEVKSSIKDGVIAGAVTGGAIGIAGVIAGLSTVLIPGFGAVLAAGPIITTIGGAVIGANSGAGGLKHTLMEIGVPDDEAESYSNDAQAGKILVFLHPKE; the protein is encoded by the coding sequence TTGAAAAATCATGTTATTGGCGCATACGAAAATGAACAAGAAGCTGCTGAAGTGGTTGAAGATTTAAAAGAGAAAGGCTATACAAATGAAGAAATTTCAGTTATTGGTAAAAATATAAAAGAACTATCTGGAATCACACAGGAAGTAAAATCCTCTATTAAGGATGGAGTCATTGCTGGAGCTGTAACAGGAGGAGCAATTGGCATAGCTGGCGTGATCGCAGGGTTATCCACTGTATTGATTCCTGGATTTGGCGCTGTGTTGGCTGCAGGTCCTATTATAACAACAATTGGTGGAGCAGTTATAGGGGCCAACTCTGGTGCTGGCGGGTTAAAGCATACTCTTATGGAGATTGGAGTTCCTGATGATGAAGCCGAAAGCTATTCTAATGACGCTCAGGCTGGTAAAATTCTGGTATTTCTTCATCCCAAAGAATGA